In Triticum urartu cultivar G1812 chromosome 6, Tu2.1, whole genome shotgun sequence, the following proteins share a genomic window:
- the LOC125512872 gene encoding F-box/FBD/LRR-repeat protein At4g26340-like, which produces MPKKAAASGKDRFGDLTNDLLRHVLSYLPKDDALQTCVLGARWRGLWRRATSLRFILDERSRFPRCERFEKLVKLVIRLRGDSPLVRCEISVHPDDETETEGTYTNTMRLIEYALRCQVKDLLVGAVQTEVYPLTFDAPLISQHLRTIDFFFLPFAICADYLQLRFRTASYIWQLKDSASQ; this is translated from the coding sequence ATGCCGAAGAAGGCTGCGGCGAGCGGCAAGGACCGCTTCGGCGACCTCACCAACGACCTCCTCCGGCATGTGCTGTCCTACCTGCCCAAGGATGATGCTCTGCAGACCTGCGTGCTTGGCGCCCGCTGGCGCGGCCTGTGGAGGCGCGCAACCAGCCTACGCTTCATCTTGGACGAGAGGTCAAGGTTCCCGCGCTGCGAGCGTTTTGAAAAGCTGGTGAAGCTGGTCATCCGGCTCCGGGGAGACTCTCCTCTTGTCAGGTGCGAGATCAGTGTCCATCCTGATGACGAGACGGAGACGGAGGGCACATACACAAACACCATGCGGTTGATCGAGTACGCTCTAAGATGCCAAGTCAAGGACCTGCTAGTCGGAGCTGTTCAAACTGAGGTCTACCCGCTGACATTCGACGCGCCTCTCATCTCCCAGCACTTGAGGACCATAGACTTCTTTTTTCTTCCTTTTGCAATTTGTGCAGATTATCTACAGTTGCGATTTAGAACGGCATCCTATATTTGGCAACTTAAAGACTCTGCTTCTCAATGA
- the LOC125515212 gene encoding probable cinnamyl alcohol dehydrogenase 5 isoform X2 codes for MAPTAAEQHTRKAVGLAARDASGHLSPLAITRRILYCGICHSDLHGIKNDWKNAKYPMVPGHEIAGEVNEVGKNVTKFKTGDRVGVGCMVNSCQSCESCNKGFENHCPGIIPTYNLVDLDGTITYGGYSSMVVVHERFVVRFPDTIPLDKGAPLLCAGITVYSPMKYHGLNVPGMHLGVLGLGGLGHVAVKFGKAFGMKVTVISSSPGKKQEALERLGADAFIVSKNDKEMKAAMSTMDGIINTVSANIPMAPFLGLLKPNGKMIMVGLPEKPMEISPFALVATNKTLAGSLIGGMRDTQEMLDLAAKHGVTADIEVIGAEYVNTAMERLAKADVRYRFVIDIGNTLDKAAAATTE; via the exons ATGGCACCCACGGCGGCGGAGCAGCACACGAGGAAGGCGGTGGGCCTGGCGGCGCGCGACGCCTCCGGCCACCTCTCCCCGCTCGCCATCACCCGGAG GATTCTGTACTGCGGGATCTGCCACTCTGACCTGCACGGCATCAAGAACGATTGGAAGAACGCCAAATACCCCATGGTCCCTGGGCATGAGATCGCCGGCGAGGTCAATGAGGTCGGCAAGAATGTGACCAAGTTCAAGACCGGCGACCGTGTGGGCGTCGGGTGCATGGTGAATTCGTGCCAATCCTGCGAGAGCTGCAACAAGGGCTTCGAGAACCACTGCCCGGGCATAATCCCCACCTACAACTTGGTCGACCTTGATGGCACCATCACCTACGGTGGCTACTCCAGCATGGTAGTGGTGCACGAGCGGTTCGTGGTCAGGTTCCCCGACACCATTCCGCTCGACAAGGGAGCGCCGCTGCTGTGCGCTGGCATCACCGTGTACAGCCCCATGAAGTACCACGGTCTGAACGTTCCCGGGATGCACCTCGGTGTGCTGGGACTGGGCGGGCTGGGCCATGTTGCGGTCAAGTTCGGCAAGGCCTTCGGGATGAAGGTAACGGTGATTAGCTCTTCGCCGGGGAAGAAGCAGGAGGCCCTCGAGAGGCTAGGCGCCGATGCGTTCATTGTCAGCAAGAACGACAAAGAGATGAAG GCCGCGATGAGTACCATGGATGGCATCATAAACACGGTGTCTGCAAACATCCCCATGGCCCCTTTCTTGGGGCTACTGAAACCCAACGGCAAGATGATCATGGTTGGTCTCCCAGAGAAGCCTATGGAGATCTCTCCCTTTGCTCTGGTTGCCA CGAACAAGACCCTGGCCGGGAGCCTCATTGGCGGCATGAGGGACACCCAGGAGATGCTTGACCTTGCGGCCAAGCACGGCGTGACGGCAGACATCGAAGTGATCGGTGCCGAGTACGTGAACACGGCCATGGAGCGCCTTGCCAAGGCCGATGTCAGGTATCGATTCGTCATCGACATTGGCAACACCCTCGAcaaggccgccgccgccaccaccgagTGA
- the LOC125515212 gene encoding probable cinnamyl alcohol dehydrogenase 5 isoform X1, giving the protein MAPTAAEQHTRKAVGLAARDASGHLSPLAITRRSTRDDDVVIRILYCGICHSDLHGIKNDWKNAKYPMVPGHEIAGEVNEVGKNVTKFKTGDRVGVGCMVNSCQSCESCNKGFENHCPGIIPTYNLVDLDGTITYGGYSSMVVVHERFVVRFPDTIPLDKGAPLLCAGITVYSPMKYHGLNVPGMHLGVLGLGGLGHVAVKFGKAFGMKVTVISSSPGKKQEALERLGADAFIVSKNDKEMKAAMSTMDGIINTVSANIPMAPFLGLLKPNGKMIMVGLPEKPMEISPFALVATNKTLAGSLIGGMRDTQEMLDLAAKHGVTADIEVIGAEYVNTAMERLAKADVRYRFVIDIGNTLDKAAAATTE; this is encoded by the exons ATGGCACCCACGGCGGCGGAGCAGCACACGAGGAAGGCGGTGGGCCTGGCGGCGCGCGACGCCTCCGGCCACCTCTCCCCGCTCGCCATCACCCGGAG GAGCACTAGAGATGACGATGTGGTGATCAGGATTCTGTACTGCGGGATCTGCCACTCTGACCTGCACGGCATCAAGAACGATTGGAAGAACGCCAAATACCCCATGGTCCCTGGGCATGAGATCGCCGGCGAGGTCAATGAGGTCGGCAAGAATGTGACCAAGTTCAAGACCGGCGACCGTGTGGGCGTCGGGTGCATGGTGAATTCGTGCCAATCCTGCGAGAGCTGCAACAAGGGCTTCGAGAACCACTGCCCGGGCATAATCCCCACCTACAACTTGGTCGACCTTGATGGCACCATCACCTACGGTGGCTACTCCAGCATGGTAGTGGTGCACGAGCGGTTCGTGGTCAGGTTCCCCGACACCATTCCGCTCGACAAGGGAGCGCCGCTGCTGTGCGCTGGCATCACCGTGTACAGCCCCATGAAGTACCACGGTCTGAACGTTCCCGGGATGCACCTCGGTGTGCTGGGACTGGGCGGGCTGGGCCATGTTGCGGTCAAGTTCGGCAAGGCCTTCGGGATGAAGGTAACGGTGATTAGCTCTTCGCCGGGGAAGAAGCAGGAGGCCCTCGAGAGGCTAGGCGCCGATGCGTTCATTGTCAGCAAGAACGACAAAGAGATGAAG GCCGCGATGAGTACCATGGATGGCATCATAAACACGGTGTCTGCAAACATCCCCATGGCCCCTTTCTTGGGGCTACTGAAACCCAACGGCAAGATGATCATGGTTGGTCTCCCAGAGAAGCCTATGGAGATCTCTCCCTTTGCTCTGGTTGCCA CGAACAAGACCCTGGCCGGGAGCCTCATTGGCGGCATGAGGGACACCCAGGAGATGCTTGACCTTGCGGCCAAGCACGGCGTGACGGCAGACATCGAAGTGATCGGTGCCGAGTACGTGAACACGGCCATGGAGCGCCTTGCCAAGGCCGATGTCAGGTATCGATTCGTCATCGACATTGGCAACACCCTCGAcaaggccgccgccgccaccaccgagTGA